A single Fusobacterium sp. JB019 DNA region contains:
- the sepF gene encoding cell division protein SepF, translating into MEYDIVFLNPTRFEDCMKYVEYIKNDKIVHINLSEVEEGLKQRILDFISGAVFIQEGKIINPGKDMYCSLPKNCNYYLEKDEKMKRGKSDIYDEEPEIIPKYYQGD; encoded by the coding sequence ATGGAATATGATATAGTTTTTTTAAATCCTACAAGATTTGAGGATTGTATGAAGTATGTAGAATATATAAAAAATGATAAAATTGTACATATTAATCTTTCTGAAGTGGAAGAAGGTTTAAAGCAAAGGATATTAGACTTTATAAGTGGAGCAGTTTTTATTCAAGAAGGAAAAATAATAAATCCAGGAAAAGATATGTATTGTTCTCTTCCTAAAAATTGTAATTATTATTTAGAAAAAGATGAGAAGATGAAACGTGGGAAAAGTGATATTTATGATGAGGAACCAGAGATAATTCCTAAATATTATCAAGGAGATTAA
- a CDS encoding bifunctional oligoribonuclease/PAP phosphatase NrnA, translating to MLLEKLKESENILISSHVNPDGDSIGSGLAIYNAIVKNFPEKKVRFIIEDDIPYDLKFLAGSDEVEKYIEIENAPEVDLMIACDSATFKRVGRVVNFKKDAFLVNIDHHISNELYGDLNIVEDKSSTCEIMYDVIKNRLKLNIDKEIGEALYTGIVTDTGSFKYESTTKSTFEIAGKLIDIGIDRNKIINSVYKSKSIGRMKVLGIAISKMNIIEDRRFVYFTLSDYFVQTEGIKKDDTEGIVEQLLEYEGCEVALFLKEEPNGKMKGSLRSKKEIDVNEIASLFDGGGHKRAAGFTTNMEERDIIFQVLENI from the coding sequence ATGTTGTTAGAAAAATTAAAAGAGAGTGAAAATATTTTAATTTCATCTCATGTTAATCCAGATGGAGATTCTATAGGAAGTGGGTTAGCAATTTACAATGCTATAGTTAAAAATTTTCCAGAAAAGAAAGTTAGATTTATAATAGAGGATGATATTCCTTATGATTTGAAATTTTTAGCAGGTAGTGACGAAGTTGAAAAATATATAGAAATTGAAAATGCTCCTGAAGTTGATTTGATGATAGCTTGTGATTCAGCTACTTTTAAAAGAGTTGGTAGGGTTGTTAATTTTAAAAAAGATGCATTTTTAGTGAATATAGATCATCATATAAGCAATGAACTTTATGGAGATTTAAATATTGTTGAAGATAAATCTTCTACTTGTGAAATTATGTATGATGTTATAAAAAATAGATTAAAATTAAATATTGATAAAGAAATAGGGGAAGCTCTATATACTGGAATAGTTACTGATACAGGGAGCTTTAAATATGAAAGCACAACAAAAAGTACCTTTGAAATAGCTGGTAAATTGATAGATATAGGAATAGACAGAAATAAAATTATAAATTCTGTTTATAAAAGTAAAAGTATAGGAAGAATGAAAGTTTTGGGGATAGCCATATCTAAAATGAATATTATTGAGGATAGAAGGTTTGTTTATTTTACTTTAAGTGATTATTTTGTTCAAACAGAAGGAATCAAAAAAGATGATACAGAAGGAATCGTAGAACAATTATTAGAATATGAAGGGTGTGAAGTTGCTCTATTTTTGAAAGAAGAGCCTAACGGGAAAATGAAGGGAAGCTTAAGAAGTAAAAAAGAAATAGATGTAAATGAAATAGCTAGTCTATTTGATGGTGGAGGACATAAAAGAGCAGCAGGTTTTACAACTAACATGGAAGAAAGAGATATAATATTTCAAGTGTTAGAAAATATATAA